In Hyphomicrobiales bacterium, a single window of DNA contains:
- a CDS encoding substrate-binding domain-containing protein produces MKKLTFAALLGLGLVSGQALAAGWTGGDDQPTNPLACDGTPSAGTAMAYDGGAPTNPPDRKGKKITVVDVPKLIGIGYFNATSKGIADAATELGNVEAKTDGPTKANIDEQITFLDNYITSGVDGILFAANDPVAIAPVLKKALEKGINVVGYDANSTPDARQWFVNQAQFNGIAKSLVDSLAAEIGEEGSFAIVTSTFTTPNQARWIAEMSAYAEKCHPKMKWLETVEAQEDNNLSFNQATTLINKYGDELKGIFGMTSVATPASAEAVTQANKCGSIAVVGLATPNAMKPYVEKGCVKSVVLWNPVDLGYAAMQVLRAVADGTLQPGATSVKAGKLGELQVINGSEILLGAPYVFNKDNIGQFDF; encoded by the coding sequence ATGAAGAAACTGACATTCGCGGCACTGCTGGGCCTCGGCCTTGTGAGCGGGCAAGCGCTCGCTGCGGGCTGGACCGGCGGTGACGACCAGCCCACCAATCCGCTCGCCTGCGATGGCACGCCCTCTGCTGGCACAGCCATGGCATACGATGGTGGCGCCCCCACCAATCCGCCCGACCGCAAGGGCAAGAAGATCACCGTCGTCGATGTGCCGAAGCTCATCGGCATCGGCTACTTCAACGCCACGTCCAAGGGCATTGCTGATGCAGCCACCGAACTGGGCAACGTGGAAGCCAAGACCGACGGCCCGACCAAGGCCAACATCGATGAGCAGATCACCTTCCTCGACAACTACATCACCTCGGGCGTGGACGGCATTCTCTTCGCCGCCAACGACCCCGTGGCCATTGCCCCGGTGCTGAAGAAGGCGCTGGAGAAGGGCATCAACGTGGTGGGCTATGACGCCAACTCCACGCCGGACGCCCGCCAGTGGTTCGTGAACCAGGCGCAGTTCAACGGCATTGCCAAGTCACTTGTGGACTCGCTCGCCGCCGAGATCGGTGAAGAAGGCAGCTTCGCCATCGTGACGTCGACCTTCACCACGCCGAACCAGGCGCGCTGGATTGCCGAAATGTCGGCCTATGCCGAGAAGTGCCATCCCAAGATGAAGTGGCTGGAAACCGTGGAAGCGCAGGAGGACAACAACCTGTCCTTCAACCAGGCCACCACGCTCATCAACAAGTATGGTGATGAACTGAAGGGCATCTTCGGCATGACTTCGGTGGCCACGCCCGCCTCGGCCGAAGCCGTGACGCAGGCCAACAAGTGCGGCAGCATCGCTGTCGTCGGCCTCGCCACGCCGAACGCCATGAAGCCCTATGTGGAAAAGGGCTGCGTGAAGTCGGTGGTGCTGTGGAACCCCGTGGACCTTGGCTACGCCGCCATGCAGGTTCTTCGCGCGGTGGCCGATGGCACACTGCAGCCCGGCGCCACGTCTGTGAAGGCCGGCAAGCTGGGTGAACTCCAGGTCATCAATGGCTCGGAAATTCTCCTCGGCGCGCCCTACGTCTTCAACAAGGACAACATCGGCCAGTTCGACTTCTGA
- the ugpC gene encoding sn-glycerol-3-phosphate ABC transporter ATP-binding protein UgpC, translated as MAEVTIEKLHKSYGTVEVLRDINLTVSDGSFVVLVGPSGCGKSTLLRSVAGLEPITSGHITIGGRDVSALAPAQREIAMVFQSYALYPHMNVENNMAFGLKFAGTPKDEIARRVGEATRILQLEPLLKRRPKELSGGQRQRVAIGRAIVRQPKVFLFDEPLSNLDAALRINTRVEIAKLHKLLKATIIYVTHDQVEAMTLADKIVVMNQGRVEQVGKPLELYYRPANLFVARFIGSPAMNTLAAELSRDGRSVSVGGVSLPVTVGAAAAPGAVTLGFRPEHCSIGKTGVPAKVDIVERLGETGFVHCRTADGTMILVEVKGDPELDQGADVRIAPAAGHLHLFDGSGARISEA; from the coding sequence ATGGCTGAAGTGACCATCGAGAAACTGCACAAGTCCTATGGCACCGTCGAGGTGCTGCGGGACATCAACCTCACGGTGAGCGACGGCAGTTTTGTTGTGCTTGTGGGACCATCGGGTTGCGGAAAGTCCACGCTCCTGCGGTCGGTCGCGGGCCTTGAGCCCATCACGTCCGGGCACATCACGATCGGTGGGCGGGACGTCAGCGCTCTTGCTCCGGCACAGCGCGAGATCGCCATGGTATTCCAGTCCTACGCGCTCTACCCGCACATGAATGTCGAGAACAACATGGCGTTCGGCCTGAAGTTTGCCGGCACACCCAAAGACGAGATTGCCCGGCGCGTCGGCGAGGCTACGCGCATCCTGCAACTTGAACCGCTGCTGAAGCGGCGGCCCAAGGAATTGTCAGGCGGGCAGCGCCAGCGCGTTGCCATCGGCCGCGCCATCGTGCGCCAACCCAAGGTGTTCCTGTTCGACGAGCCGCTCTCCAATCTGGATGCGGCGCTGCGCATCAACACGCGCGTCGAGATCGCCAAGCTGCACAAGTTGTTGAAGGCCACGATCATCTACGTGACGCACGACCAGGTGGAGGCCATGACATTGGCCGACAAGATCGTTGTGATGAACCAGGGCCGCGTGGAACAGGTGGGGAAGCCGCTGGAGCTTTATTACCGCCCCGCCAATCTCTTCGTCGCGCGCTTCATCGGTTCACCGGCAATGAACACGCTGGCGGCGGAATTGTCGCGTGATGGGCGAAGCGTTTCCGTGGGCGGCGTCAGCCTGCCGGTGACGGTGGGGGCTGCGGCGGCGCCCGGGGCCGTCACACTCGGTTTCCGGCCTGAGCATTGCAGCATCGGCAAAACCGGCGTTCCCGCCAAGGTGGATATTGTTGAGAGACTGGGCGAGACGGGCTTCGTGCACTGCCGCACGGCGGATGGCACGATGATCCTCGTCGAGGTGAAGGGCGATCCGGAACTGGACCAAGGCGCCGACGTCAGGATTGCGCCCGCGGCCGGGCATCTCCATCTCTTCGATGGCTCGGGTGCGCGCATTTCCGAGGCGTGA
- a CDS encoding carbohydrate ABC transporter permease: MRKPVSAFAVHGILALYTALALFPIVLVIMNSFKAKRAIFNTPLQPPMPWNFDPVGYVKVFGDSAIGTYYMNSITVTVGTIFFTLLFGAMAAWALTEYKFRWNTALAIFLSIGIMVPIRLGSVSIIQLVSELNLINTLTALILVYVAQNLPLAVFILSEFIQQIPKDLREAGRCDGLSEYNIFFFIILPLLRPAMATVAVFTMIPVWNDLWFPLLLAPTGGKQTITLGVQQFLGQYITDWNAVLAALSTAIVPVLVLYVIFSRQLIRGLTSGAVK, translated from the coding sequence ATGCGCAAGCCCGTCTCAGCCTTCGCCGTGCACGGCATCCTGGCGCTCTACACGGCGCTGGCACTGTTCCCGATCGTTCTCGTTATCATGAACAGTTTCAAGGCGAAGCGAGCGATCTTTAACACGCCACTGCAACCGCCGATGCCGTGGAATTTCGACCCTGTCGGATACGTGAAGGTGTTTGGCGACAGCGCCATCGGCACCTACTACATGAATTCCATCACCGTGACCGTGGGCACGATCTTCTTCACGCTGCTCTTCGGCGCCATGGCTGCGTGGGCGCTCACCGAATACAAATTCCGCTGGAACACAGCGCTGGCGATTTTCCTCTCCATCGGCATCATGGTGCCGATCCGGCTCGGGTCCGTGTCGATCATCCAGCTTGTCTCGGAACTCAACCTGATCAACACGCTGACGGCGCTGATCCTCGTCTATGTGGCACAGAACCTGCCGCTGGCGGTGTTCATCCTCTCCGAGTTCATCCAGCAGATCCCCAAGGACCTGCGGGAGGCCGGACGCTGCGACGGGCTGTCGGAATACAACATCTTCTTCTTCATCATCCTGCCGCTGTTGCGGCCCGCCATGGCGACGGTTGCCGTGTTCACCATGATCCCGGTGTGGAACGACCTGTGGTTTCCGCTGCTGCTGGCGCCGACCGGCGGCAAGCAGACGATCACGCTGGGGGTGCAGCAGTTTCTCGGCCAATACATCACGGACTGGAATGCGGTGCTGGCAGCCCTCTCCACCGCCATTGTTCCGGTACTCGTGCTCTATGTGATTTTCTCCCGCCAGCTGATCCGGGGTCTTACCTCCGGCGCTGTGAAATGA
- a CDS encoding sugar ABC transporter permease has translation MSSAAYARVLVFFLAPAVLVYTLFSVYPLVDTIVSSFYDKQNDGSYVYAGLRNFSTLLSDPTWSKPFWNAFWNNVKFFLIHMLVQNPIGLLLAALLSLPVLRFRTVYRTLIFMPTMLSVVIIGFTWQLILSPLWGIAKMLLQTFGLGFLFGPWLGEESTALITISLISVWQFVGIPMILIYTALLAIPDELIDAATVDGLNQFQAFVHVKLPLIWPTIGLVSVLTFVNNFNAFDLIYAMKGALAGPNFSADIMGTLFYRVFFGNQLQLGDVSMGATIATMMFLIILCGVMVYLFVVQRRIQRYSF, from the coding sequence ATGTCCAGCGCCGCCTATGCGCGCGTGCTTGTCTTCTTCCTTGCCCCCGCCGTTCTGGTCTACACGCTGTTCTCGGTCTATCCGCTTGTCGATACGATCGTCAGTTCCTTCTATGACAAGCAGAACGACGGCTCATATGTCTATGCCGGCTTGCGGAACTTCTCCACGCTGCTGAGCGACCCCACGTGGTCGAAGCCGTTCTGGAACGCGTTCTGGAACAATGTGAAGTTCTTTCTCATCCACATGCTGGTGCAGAACCCGATCGGCCTCCTCCTCGCCGCGCTGCTCAGTTTGCCCGTGCTGCGTTTCCGCACCGTCTACCGCACATTGATCTTCATGCCGACGATGCTGTCGGTGGTCATCATCGGCTTCACCTGGCAGCTCATCCTGTCGCCGCTCTGGGGCATCGCCAAGATGCTCCTGCAGACTTTCGGACTGGGCTTCCTGTTCGGGCCCTGGCTCGGCGAAGAATCGACGGCGCTGATCACCATCTCGCTCATTTCGGTGTGGCAGTTCGTCGGCATTCCGATGATCCTCATCTACACCGCGCTTCTGGCGATTCCCGATGAACTGATCGACGCTGCGACGGTGGACGGGCTCAACCAGTTCCAAGCCTTCGTGCACGTGAAGCTGCCGCTGATATGGCCCACGATCGGGCTCGTCTCGGTCCTCACCTTCGTCAACAACTTCAACGCCTTTGACCTCATCTACGCGATGAAGGGTGCACTGGCCGGTCCCAACTTCTCCGCCGACATCATGGGTACGCTGTTCTATCGCGTCTTCTTCGGCAACCAGTTGCAGCTCGGTGATGTTTCCATGGGCGCCACAATTGCCACCATGATGTTCCTCATCATCCTGTGCGGCGTGATGGTCTATCTCTTCGTCGTGCAGCGGCGCATCCAGAGGTATTCGTTCTGA